In Glycine max cultivar Williams 82 chromosome 7, Glycine_max_v4.0, whole genome shotgun sequence, a single window of DNA contains:
- the LOC100499899 gene encoding ubiquitin-conjugating enzyme E2 variant 1A-like isoform X1, with the protein MGSEGSSVVVPRNFRLLEELERGEKGIGDGTVSYGMDDADDIYMQSWTGTIIGPPSTVHEGRIYQLKLFCSRDYPDNPPSVRFQTRINMTCVNQETGVVEPHLFPMLANWKRERTMEDILIQLKREMMSPQNRKLTQPPEGNEESRVDQKGLVVRCCIV; encoded by the exons ATGGGTTCCGAAGGATCCAGCGTCGTGG TTCCTAGGAATTTCAGATTATTGGAAGAGCTTGAGAGAGGTGAGAAGGGAATTGGGGATGGAACTGTTAGCTATGGAATGGATGATGCTGATGACATATACATGCAATCTTGGACTGGGACTATCATCGGTCCCCCTAGT ACTGTTCATGAAGGGCGTATCTACCAGTTGAAATTGTTTTGCAGCAGGGATTATCCAGACAATCCTCCATCTGTTAGATTTCAAACAAGGATTAACATGACATGTGTCAATCAAGAAACTGGAGTG GTTGAGCCACATTTGTTTCCTATGCTTGCTAATTGGAAACGTGAGCGTACAATGGAAGACATTTTGATTCAATTGAAGAGAGAAATGATGTCTCCCCAAAATAGGAAGCTAACTCAGCCTCCTGAAG GCAATGAAGAATCCAGGGTTGATCAAAAGGGGTTGGTGGTGAGATGTTGTATTGTGTAA
- the LOC100499899 gene encoding ubiquitin-conjugating enzyme E2 variant 1A-like isoform X2: MGSEGSSVVVPRNFRLLEELERGEKGIGDGTVSYGMDDADDIYMQSWTGTIIGPPSLKLFCSRDYPDNPPSVRFQTRINMTCVNQETGVVEPHLFPMLANWKRERTMEDILIQLKREMMSPQNRKLTQPPEGNEESRVDQKGLVVRCCIV; encoded by the exons ATGGGTTCCGAAGGATCCAGCGTCGTGG TTCCTAGGAATTTCAGATTATTGGAAGAGCTTGAGAGAGGTGAGAAGGGAATTGGGGATGGAACTGTTAGCTATGGAATGGATGATGCTGATGACATATACATGCAATCTTGGACTGGGACTATCATCGGTCCCCCTAGT TTGAAATTGTTTTGCAGCAGGGATTATCCAGACAATCCTCCATCTGTTAGATTTCAAACAAGGATTAACATGACATGTGTCAATCAAGAAACTGGAGTG GTTGAGCCACATTTGTTTCCTATGCTTGCTAATTGGAAACGTGAGCGTACAATGGAAGACATTTTGATTCAATTGAAGAGAGAAATGATGTCTCCCCAAAATAGGAAGCTAACTCAGCCTCCTGAAG GCAATGAAGAATCCAGGGTTGATCAAAAGGGGTTGGTGGTGAGATGTTGTATTGTGTAA
- the LOC100499899 gene encoding Ubiquitin-conjugating enzyme E2 variant 1A-like has translation MGSEGSSVVVPRNFRLLEELERGEKGIGDGTVSYGMDDADDIYMQSWTGTIIGPPSTVHEGRIYQLKLFCSRDYPDNPPSVRFQTRINMTCVNQETGVVEPHLFPMLANWKRERTMEDILIQLKREMMSPQNRKLTQPPEGKTENTDNMG, from the exons ATGGGTTCCGAAGGATCCAGCGTCGTGG TTCCTAGGAATTTCAGATTATTGGAAGAGCTTGAGAGAGGTGAGAAGGGAATTGGGGATGGAACTGTTAGCTATGGAATGGATGATGCTGATGACATATACATGCAATCTTGGACTGGGACTATCATCGGTCCCCCTAGT ACTGTTCATGAAGGGCGTATCTACCAGTTGAAATTGTTTTGCAGCAGGGATTATCCAGACAATCCTCCATCTGTTAGATTTCAAACAAGGATTAACATGACATGTGTCAATCAAGAAACTGGAGTG GTTGAGCCACATTTGTTTCCTATGCTTGCTAATTGGAAACGTGAGCGTACAATGGAAGACATTTTGATTCAATTGAAGAGAGAAATGATGTCTCCCCAAAATAGGAAGCTAACTCAGCCTCCTGAAG gtAAAACAGAAAACACTGATAATATGGGGTGA
- the LOC100499899 gene encoding ubiquitin-conjugating enzyme E2 variant 1A-like isoform X3, whose translation MGSEGSSVVVPRNFRLLEELERGEKGIGDGTVSYGMDDADDIYMQSWTGTIIGPPSLKLFCSRDYPDNPPSVRFQTRINMTCVNQETGVVEPHLFPMLANWKRERTMEDILIQLKREMMSPQNRKLTQPPEGKTENTDNMG comes from the exons ATGGGTTCCGAAGGATCCAGCGTCGTGG TTCCTAGGAATTTCAGATTATTGGAAGAGCTTGAGAGAGGTGAGAAGGGAATTGGGGATGGAACTGTTAGCTATGGAATGGATGATGCTGATGACATATACATGCAATCTTGGACTGGGACTATCATCGGTCCCCCTAGT TTGAAATTGTTTTGCAGCAGGGATTATCCAGACAATCCTCCATCTGTTAGATTTCAAACAAGGATTAACATGACATGTGTCAATCAAGAAACTGGAGTG GTTGAGCCACATTTGTTTCCTATGCTTGCTAATTGGAAACGTGAGCGTACAATGGAAGACATTTTGATTCAATTGAAGAGAGAAATGATGTCTCCCCAAAATAGGAAGCTAACTCAGCCTCCTGAAG gtAAAACAGAAAACACTGATAATATGGGGTGA